The following DNA comes from Nocardioides panzhihuensis.
ACGGATCGCGGCGGCGTCGATGTGCTCGTCCGTACGGCTGCGGAGACCGCCGAAGGCACTCTCGCCGCCTGCCAGTGCTCATGCGTGCACGCCGTGTGAGTCCGTCACTACCTGGGCCGGTGCCTGCCTGCAACTGAGGCTCACATAGTCCAGGACATGGTGTTGACCGTCGGGCCCTAGTCGCTCCCGGACCCGGCGGTCTTCCCCTGGAGGTGCAGAGACTCCGCGACGAGCTTGACCAGGTGGTCGATCGCGCTCGCAGACCGTGCCTGCCCGGCGGCTTCGAGTGCGTGCAGGCTGTAGGAGGCGAGTTCCTCGGCCGCCAAGTCAGTTCGCACCTGCCCGCGGTCCTGTGCGTCTCGCACGGCCTTGGCGAACAGGGTCGTCACATCCGCACTGTTGCGCGCGTGCTCGTCGCCACGGTGGACCAGGCCATGCAGTTCGGCCGTGGCTGATGCTCCCCGGTGGAAACAGATCTGTGCGTAGCCCCGAAGCATCGCATGCAACCCAGCTCCGGCAGAGGATGCCTCGTTATGGAGCGCTTCGAGGTGGGAGAGGTGCTGCGCGACGTGCTCGGCATGACCGGCGACGAGCATCTCGTCGATGCCGTGAAAATACTTGTACAGCGTCGCGCGGCTGATGCCCGCCTGCTCGGCGACCAGGCCCATCGTGATTCCACGGACACCCCGCTCGCGGGCGAGCGCCCAAGCGGTCTCGAGGATCGCTGTTCGCACGTCACGCCGGTGCTCTTCGACGGTGTCCTTCCAGAGCTTCGGCATGATTCAACGATACGCCTTGTCGCAGACCCAGACACCATGCACACTAAGGTAGACAGAATGTCTTACAAAACGAGGAGCGCGCGATGACGCCCGGCGACAACCAGACCCCGACCGCTCCCGGTGAACACGAGACACCCCCAGGCATGCCGTCGTGGGTCAAGTTCCTCATCGGTGCACTGCTGGCCGTGATCCTGGTCGCCGTGCTGGCGATGGTTCTAGTCGGCGGCGACCATGGTCCAGGACGTCACAGCGGCGGGATACATTCCGCGCCGGCAGCGGACGAGGCGGCCCGCGGGGTCAGCCTGTGACTGTCGGTCCGCGCATACGCCGGCTACTCCTGGCGGTGCACCTGAGCTGCTCGGTCGGCTGGATCGGCGCAGTCTGCGCCTACCTGGCACTGGCCTCCGCCGTGCTGGCCACGGATGATCCCGCGGTCGTCAGAGCAGCCTGGATCGGTATGGAGCTCGTCGGCTGGTACGCGATCGTGCCGCTTGCGCTCGGGTCGCTAGCCACCGGCGTGCTGATGGGCGCGGCGACGAAGTGGGGCCTGCTACGCCGCTACTGGGTGCTCATCTCGCTGGTGAGCACGGTCGTACTCACCGCCGTCCTCATCATGCACATGCCCGACGTCACCGCCGAGGCTGATCGGGCGCGCACGCTCGACGAGGAGGGGCTGCTCGCGATGGGCAGCGACATCGCACACGCCGTCATCGGGCTCGTCATGCTCATCGGCGTCCTCGTCCTGAACATCTACAAGCCTCGCGGCCTGACGAAATACGGGTGGCGCAAGGAGCAGGCGGCGCGTTCCCGTGCCGCAACGACGCGTACAGCGACCTCAGCCTGAGGGAACTGGTCAGCCCAGGTTCGCGATCAGATCGCGGCATGCCAGCTCGCACGATCGGCACGCCTCGGCGCAGGCGCGGCAGTGCTCATGCATGTCGGCGTGACGCGAGCACTCGTCACCACAGGCCTTGCAAGCCGTCGCACAAGCCTGCAGGAACGTCCTGGTGATATTGGCGTCGTATCCCGTGTGACGGGACAGGATGTTCGCGGTCGCCGAGCACGCGTCGGCGCAGTCCAGATTGCTGCGGACGCACTTGGTCAGGTCAGCGACGTTGTCTTCGCTCAGGCAGGCATCCGCGCACGCAGTGCAGGCCTGGGCGCATTCGACCAGGCTCTGGATCGTCGCAGCGAGCTTGGCGGTGTCGATGCCGCCCAGGTCCTTGGGGTAGGTCTTCAGCATCTGCTCGACGGTGTGCATGGCACTCCCTCTCGTCAATGGCACGGTTGTCGACGAGCCAGGTGGCCCGATGCCCAAGAGGTACCCCGTCGGTGGCCGATCCATGAGCGCCATGCTCCCAAGAGTCGCCGAGGTCAGTGTCCAACCAGATCCACCCGGACAGGCCAGGGATCCGGGGCGGCTAGTAAGTCTTTTGGCTTGGTGCAGCTTGCCGGCCCGTCGTCGGCTAGCCGACGTGCGGGTAGTCGAGGGTGTGGCCGGTCTCGAGGTTGACCACCGCCATCCGCGTGCTTATGGGTGCGGTGACGAAGTGGGCGCTGCTACGCCATCACTGGGGTTCGTCTCGCTCGTGGGCACGTTCGTGCTCATCGCCATCCTCATTCTGCATATGCCAGATGTCACAGTTCAGGCTGCTCGGGCACGCTCACGCTGGGGCGGACGGGCAGCGACCTCCTGCACGCGGTCATTGGGCTCCTCTTGCTCATCTGCATCCTCGTGCTGGACATCTCCAAGCCCTCGCGGGGGTGACCAGATATAGCTGGCGCAAGGATCTGGCGGCGCGCACACACGGGTTGAGGGTGGGACGGGGCATAGTAGTCCAGTCGCCATTCGTGTTCAGACAAGGACTGACATGCCGTACGTATCCATCGCCATTCCTTTCTTTCGGCTCGAGGTCGAGCGCCACGATCGCCATTGGTGGCTCACTGCCCTGGCTTTGGCTGCGCTCGGGATAGCTGTGGCCATGGCGCTCTTCGGTCTGCCGCCTATCGATCTCCATGGCCCGCTGCACAAGTTCGGGATCATGGATCCGCTGTGCGGAGGTACCCGCGCCGCCCGCTACACCGCTCAAGGCAATCTGGTCCAAGCCTGGCGGTACAACCCTCTCAGCATCCTCATCGTTGGCGGTGCCGCCCTCGCGGTCTTGCGCACCTTTGTCGGGCTCATCAGTCGTCGGTGGGTAACGTTCGGGTTCGCATGGACACCTCAACGGCGCCGCTGGATGATTGGCGCCGGACTCCTCCTGCTGGTGCTACTCGAGATCCGCCAGCAGATGCGTGCGGATCTGCTCACGGCTGGCACGGACATGTGGCGTTGACAGAGATCGGTGGGTAGTCACGGCCCGCCGTGACGGTTGCTGCGCAAGCCCCGCAAGCACCCGGGCGTCGATCACGACGCCCACCTGGAGGCGCTGCGAGACGGCATCGCCGGCTACGACCGGGGCGTCGTCTCGAATTGCCCCTTGGCGTGCGAGCAGCCATCTCGAGACCTATGCGCGAGCTCGGGTTGACCGGCAGGACGCGCCCGACTGTCGAGCTCACGCGATGGAAACCTCGCTGCCTGTTGGCACACGCGCCCGACGGGGCGTGAGAAGCAGACCGAAGACCATTCCGAGTGTGGCCCACATCAGGCCCAGCTGCGCGAGGTAGGCGATCCGGAAGTCCCAGATCAGTTTCGCGGGCATATCGCTGGCGATCTTGTCCGGCGTGCCTGGAGTGAGCGCGAACACGGCACCGGCGACCGAAAGAAAGGCCGCCACCACGAGTGTGGTGCGCACTGGCGCACTCAGGTCTCGTGAGGCGAGGAACTTGTCCAGCTCGAACGCCCCCAGCACCAAAGCCAGCGCGATCAGGATCGTCAGGACATAGATCAGCGTCCGCTGATTGACCGTGGCCGGGTCGCCAACTGCGGGTGGGTTGCCGGGGATCTTCAGCGCCGGCGCAAGGGTGAAGACGCCGAAGGCGAGCACCGCCAGTACCAGCGAGCGGCCGTAGTCGGTCGCTGCCGGGAGCCGGTGCCGGACCTTGCCGAACACGATCGCGAACACCACGCCAAACAACAGGCCAACGACAAGGCCGGTGGCCATGCCGCCGAGCACCTGACCGGCGCGGGAAACGAGCGGCTCCTCCATCTCGCCCTTACGGTGGCCGGACATGGCTCGGGCGTTGCGGGCGTCCTCGATGACGAGGGCTTTGCGGAGCAGAGGCTCGACCACGAGCCACATCATCAGGGCAGCGGCGCAGCCAGCTGCGGCTCCGGCTGCGGCACCGCGGCGGAGTAGATCTATGAACCCCATGTCAGTGGCAGGGGACGCCGAGGGCGTGGCGTGCGTCGTGGGTGAGCTCGTGCAGGTACTGGCCCTGGGCGGCGCCGAGAAGGGCGCCGTTCTCCTGCGTGAGCATGAACAAGGTGAACAGGGCGGCTGCGGCAAGCAGCCAGGCCCAGGCCGGCACCGTGGTGACGGCGCTGGACGGGTTGGTGGGGTTGGTCATCGTGACCCCTTCTTTCCACGAACCTCGTGGACGATGCCGCAGCCGGTCTCCTGGCTTCCGGATCAACGCCTTCTCCTCGCCTTCCCAGCCCGGCGGGCCAGTGGCATGGGTGAGGAGGGGCTTCCCGGTCACAGTGGCGAGGACCACGTCGGACTTTCACCGACTTCCCGTGCACTGCGGCGCCGCTACTATCGCACATAGTCGAAGGCCGCACAACGAGCGTTCACGGAGTGCGTCCCTGGCCGACGTTCGCTGCCGAGAGGTTCCAGACCCAGTGCGTGTCGTCGAGGCCCACGACTCCTAGCCGTGTCCTGAGGTGCAAAGTAGAGGGTCTGTTCGTGGCTCCACGCCTCCATCACTGCCGCTGACACGGGCTCGGCGCGCGTTCGGGGGCTCCAGGCCAAGAGAGGCTGGCTCGATGTCGGCCCTCATCTGGGTTGCCAGGTACGTCAGGGTCTGTCACCGCGACAGGGGGATGGATGACAGGCGGTCTCTGCGTCCTGAGGTCGGTCGTTGGGTCGGTCCTTGGTGCGCCAGGACAGGGCGACGAGGAGGAGCCCGCCTCCGACGATGAGCGTGTCGGCGAGGTTGAAGGTGGGCCACCAGCCGGTGTGTAGGTAGTCGGTGACGTGACCGTCAGCGGCGCGGTCGATGAGGTTTGCGAGAGCGCCGCCGAGCACGGTGGCGAGCGCGCTGCCCCATAGCAGGGAAGCTGTAGGGGCCGTTCGCCATAGCGCGACGGCGACGGCGGCGGTGATCACGGCCGTGACGGCGACGACGGTCCATGCCGGCGCGTCGGCGGCGAAGGAGAAGGCGACCCCTGGGTTGAAGGCGAGCTGGAGGTCGAGCGGTCCGCCCATGATTGGGTTACCTGGCAGGACGTGCTCGGCCCAGGTCTTGATCGTCAGGTCCGCTCCGGCAAGGACGATGGCGATGACCAGGAGTCCGATCCGGCGTCTGAGAGCGCTGACGCCAGCCTCGGCTGTGGCTTCGACAGGGGCGCTCACTTGCGGCCGTCCGAGCACGAGGAGTCGGCTTTGGTGGCGTGGTCGTCGTCTTCGCAATCGTCGTCGCAGACGAGTTCGCCTTCCCAGGCTTCCTTGCCTTCCATGATTGCGAATCCGGCGATGACGAACCCGGCAACCGGGTCGATCCAGGTCCAGCCGAGCAGGGCGAACGCGACCAGGCCGACGAAGGTGGAGACCGACAGCCATGCGCACAGTCGGGTCTCTGCGGCATCAGCAACCACCAGGCGAGAGTTCATCTCCAGCCCGGCTTTGCGCTTGGCCCGGGCCAGCCAGGGCATGATCACGATCGACAGGCCAGTCAGGGCGATGCCGACTACAGAGGTGTCGGGCCTCTCGCCACTGACCAGGTCTCGGACGCCCTCGACGGTGACGTAGGCAGCGAGTGCGAAGAAGGTGATCGCGATGAACTTCAGTGCCCGGCGTTCCTTGGCCTCGTCGGGCTCGCCGCCCTTGATCTCGGCCAGCAGGCGCACCAGGACAACCGTGGCGGCAGCGACCTCGATGGAGGAGTCGATGCCAAACCCGATGAGGGAGACCGCTCCGGCGACCGTGCCGGCGGAGATCGCAATGATGCCCTCGACGACGTTGTAGCCGATGGTGACCTTCGCGTAGCGAACCGCTCGGTGTGCTGCGGGTCCGGTGACGTCGGGGGTGGTGGTGGATGGGGTGCTCATCGGGTGGGCTCCTGGGGGTGGGTTCCGTAGGTGGGGCAGAGGTCGACGGCCTCGCCGGTGGCGGCGAGGAGTTGCTCGGCAGAGGCGAGCAGGTCCATCAGCTCCGGCCGCGCCAGGGCGTGCATGGTGGCGCGGCCCTGCGGGCGGGAGGTGATCAGCCCGCAGTCACGCAGACAGGCCAGATGCGCCGAGACGGTGGATTGAGCCAATCCGACACAGCTCACCAGGTCGGTCACCCGCGCCTCGCCCTCAGCAAGCCGCCGCAGGATCGCCAACCGTGCCGGGTCGCCCAATGACCGGAACAACGCCACGGCCGCAGACGGAGCCCCACACGACGTGGTGGCCGTGGAGCCGTCATCCGTGATATTCATCGTCATGGGACGATGATAACCACAGACCCCGATGACACCTATCACGGAGGTCGTGTCATGTTGATGAACCGGATCGAGAAGGTGGCGGTCAACAACCCGGCTCGCCGGGCTCTGCAGCGTTTCTACGAGGTCCCGGCCTTGCTGAAGTTGGCTGGCGGGCCTCTCCAGCCCGGATCGAGAGCGGTCGAGATCGGCTGCGGCTCCGGGTACGGCACACAGATGATCCTCGACCACTTCAACGCCGCATCAGTCGACGCCCTCGACCTGGACCCGGAGATGGTGGCCAAGGCCAAGACGCGACTGGCCGACCGGTCCGGCCGCGTCCGCGTTGAAGCCGGAAGCGCCACTGACTTGAACGCAGCGTTCAGCGCCGGCGATGGCGACTACGACGCGGCGTTCGACTTCGCGATCATCCACCACATCCCCGAGTGGCGGGCCGCGGTCGCCGAGATCGCCCGCGTCCTCAAGCCCGGAGGAGTATTCGTCTTCGACGAGGTCACCGCGCACGCCCTGGCCCGCCCCTCCTACCGCCTCCTCTTCGACCATCCCGACCACGACCGGTTCACGGCACAAGAGTTCCTAGCCGAACTGCCCCGCCACAACCTGGACGTGACTGGGTCGTTCACCAGAGTGAACGGCGACTACCTGCTCGGGGCGGCCCGCAAACAGAACGCCGACCGGGGCTGAGCACGATGGCGGTTGTTGGGCTGTTGCTGTTCGCCTTGTTCTTGGCGCTCGATGGCGGAGTACGGATCCTCGTCCAGCGACGTCGCACCGGGGAGACTGGGGTGCGCCGGCCGGTGGGTCTATTCCACTGGTGCGCACGACTGATCAGCGTGCTCGGCGGGCTGACCGCAGGTGTCGTGGCCCCGGTCGCCGACCTGCTCGGACTGCCCCCAGTCCCCGCCCTGGACCAACCGGCCCTGCGTGCTGCCGGCGCAGCGCTGGCAGGGCTGAGCATCGCAGCGGTCTTCGCCTGTTAGCTGGCCATGGGCGCCTCTTGGCGCACCACAGTCGACGCCACAGAAACGCCGGCGCTGGTCACAACCGGCCCGTTCCGGCTGATGCGCAATCCCATATACACCGGAACGATCGTGATGACGGCCGGCCTGGCCCTGACGGTGCCCAACGCCGTTTCCGCGGCGGGCCTGGCATGCATGGTCATCGGCGTCGAACTTCAGGTACGCCGCATCGAGGAGCCATACCTGGACCGCATCCACCAGGCGACCTGGCGTCGGTACGCCGCTCGAGTCGGCCGCTTCTTGCCCGGGATCGGCCGCCTCGACGGACATGGGCCGTGACA
Coding sequences within:
- a CDS encoding four-helix bundle copper-binding protein is translated as MHTVEQMLKTYPKDLGGIDTAKLAATIQSLVECAQACTACADACLSEDNVADLTKCVRSNLDCADACSATANILSRHTGYDANITRTFLQACATACKACGDECSRHADMHEHCRACAEACRSCELACRDLIANLG
- a CDS encoding CbtA family protein, with translation MGFIDLLRRGAAAGAAAGCAAALMMWLVVEPLLRKALVIEDARNARAMSGHRKGEMEEPLVSRAGQVLGGMATGLVVGLLFGVVFAIVFGKVRHRLPAATDYGRSLVLAVLAFGVFTLAPALKIPGNPPAVGDPATVNQRTLIYVLTILIALALVLGAFELDKFLASRDLSAPVRTTLVVAAFLSVAGAVFALTPGTPDKIASDMPAKLIWDFRIAYLAQLGLMWATLGMVFGLLLTPRRARVPTGSEVSIA
- a CDS encoding signal peptidase II encodes the protein MSAPVEATAEAGVSALRRRIGLLVIAIVLAGADLTIKTWAEHVLPGNPIMGGPLDLQLAFNPGVAFSFAADAPAWTVVAVTAVITAAVAVALWRTAPTASLLWGSALATVLGGALANLIDRAADGHVTDYLHTGWWPTFNLADTLIVGGGLLLVALSWRTKDRPNDRPQDAETACHPSPCRGDRP
- a CDS encoding TetR/AcrR family transcriptional regulator; protein product: MPKLWKDTVEEHRRDVRTAILETAWALARERGVRGITMGLVAEQAGISRATLYKYFHGIDEMLVAGHAEHVAQHLSHLEALHNEASSAGAGLHAMLRGYAQICFHRGASATAELHGLVHRGDEHARNSADVTTLFAKAVRDAQDRGQVRTDLAAEELASYSLHALEAAGQARSASAIDHLVKLVAESLHLQGKTAGSGSD
- a CDS encoding cation diffusion facilitator family transporter, which translates into the protein MSTPSTTTPDVTGPAAHRAVRYAKVTIGYNVVEGIIAISAGTVAGAVSLIGFGIDSSIEVAAATVVLVRLLAEIKGGEPDEAKERRALKFIAITFFALAAYVTVEGVRDLVSGERPDTSVVGIALTGLSIVIMPWLARAKRKAGLEMNSRLVVADAAETRLCAWLSVSTFVGLVAFALLGWTWIDPVAGFVIAGFAIMEGKEAWEGELVCDDDCEDDDHATKADSSCSDGRK
- a CDS encoding DUF2269 domain-containing protein → MTVGPRIRRLLLAVHLSCSVGWIGAVCAYLALASAVLATDDPAVVRAAWIGMELVGWYAIVPLALGSLATGVLMGAATKWGLLRRYWVLISLVSTVVLTAVLIMHMPDVTAEADRARTLDEEGLLAMGSDIAHAVIGLVMLIGVLVLNIYKPRGLTKYGWRKEQAARSRAATTRTATSA
- a CDS encoding CbtB domain-containing protein, coding for MTNPTNPSSAVTTVPAWAWLLAAAALFTLFMLTQENGALLGAAQGQYLHELTHDARHALGVPCH
- a CDS encoding DUF2752 domain-containing protein, encoding MPYVSIAIPFFRLEVERHDRHWWLTALALAALGIAVAMALFGLPPIDLHGPLHKFGIMDPLCGGTRAARYTAQGNLVQAWRYNPLSILIVGGAALAVLRTFVGLISRRWVTFGFAWTPQRRRWMIGAGLLLLVLLEIRQQMRADLLTAGTDMWR
- a CDS encoding class I SAM-dependent methyltransferase — its product is MNRIEKVAVNNPARRALQRFYEVPALLKLAGGPLQPGSRAVEIGCGSGYGTQMILDHFNAASVDALDLDPEMVAKAKTRLADRSGRVRVEAGSATDLNAAFSAGDGDYDAAFDFAIIHHIPEWRAAVAEIARVLKPGGVFVFDEVTAHALARPSYRLLFDHPDHDRFTAQEFLAELPRHNLDVTGSFTRVNGDYLLGAARKQNADRG
- a CDS encoding methyltransferase family protein, whose translation is MGASWRTTVDATETPALVTTGPFRLMRNPIYTGTIVMTAGLALTVPNAVSAAGLACMVIGVELQVRRIEEPYLDRIHQATWRRYAARVGRFLPGIGRLDGHGP
- a CDS encoding ArsR/SmtB family transcription factor; translation: MTMNITDDGSTATTSCGAPSAAVALFRSLGDPARLAILRRLAEGEARVTDLVSCVGLAQSTVSAHLACLRDCGLITSRPQGRATMHALARPELMDLLASAEQLLAATGEAVDLCPTYGTHPQEPTR